Proteins encoded within one genomic window of Babesia bigemina genome assembly Bbig001, chromosome : IV:
- a CDS encoding proteasome beta 2 subunit, putative, which translates to MTDTLIGIRGKDFVAVACDTYEKYSIITIKNDDESKISQIGKSTVLMLAGPLGDRVHWGEQIKRTMEYYKYKNSHELSASAAAHFIRLELSEYLRQSPYQVDMLIAGVDKDGPSLFWIDYLSSCTAVDTAVHGYGGFLLRGLLDKEYKPDMTREEAIALLKRCRHEVKNRFLLSQSNFSAKIIDEQGVHDVSIDGDETPEIFRGRVQSAAIPMDITMH; encoded by the exons ATGACAGACACGCTAATAGGTATTCGGGGCAAAGATTTCGTGGCGGTCGCCTGCGACACATACGAAAAATACTCAATCATCACCATTAAAAATGACGATGAAAGCAAAATCAGCCAAATCGGGAAATCGACGGTCTTGATGCTGGCTGGACCACTGGGAGACCGCGTGCATTGGGGAGAACAGATCAAGCGCACGATGGAGTACTACAAATACAAAAACTCGCATGAACTATCGGCCAGCGCCGCTGCACATTTCATCAGGCTCGAACTATCCGAATACCTCAGGCAAAGCCCGTACCAGGTGGATATGCTCATCGCAGGGGTGGATAAG GACGGGCCAAGTCTCTTCTGGATAGATTACTTGTCGAGCTGCACAGCCGTAGACACCGCCGTTCACGGTTATGGAGGCTTTCTACTTAGAGGACTGCTCGATAAGGAATACAAGCCAGACATGACGCgtgaggaggctatagcGCTGCTAAAGCGATGCAGGCATGAAGTCAAAAACAGGTTCCTGCTGTCACAGTCGAACTTCTCCGCGAAGATAATCGACGAGCAAGGCGTGCACGACGTCAGCATAGACGGAGACGAAACGCCGGAAATATTCAGGGGCCGTGTACAAAGTGCGGCCATCCCTATGGATATTACCATGCACTAG
- a CDS encoding -mRNA turnover protein 4 homolog has translation MPKSKRSREVKLTAVRKHARERKMALMDAVRAAIEAPLDGGERFVYLLALHNQRNSPLENIRQILRPGRLFYGKNKVLQLALGAKPENELQTNLHKIAERIVGERALLVTTEPPEVVKSKLEGYRVADFAKAGSAATDTIVLQPDDESLDVFPGNMEPQLRQLGMPTTLNMGKIQLLGEYHVCEKGKPLTPNQAQVLKMLGIRMAVFEVTLDCYWADGHFRRVGE, from the exons ATGCCGAAATCAAAACGGAGCCGAGAAGTGAAGCTCACCGCTGTGCGGAAGCACGCCAGGGAGCGCAAGATGGCGCTCATGGATGCCGTACGCGCAGCCATCGAGGCGCCGCTGGACGGAGGGGAGCGATTCGTATACCTGCTGGCGCTCCACAACCAGCGGAACTCGCCGCTGGAAAACATTAGGCAGATTCTGAGGCCCGGTCGCCTGTTCTACGGCAAGAACAAGGTGCTTCAACTGGCGCTGGGCGCCAAGCCCGAGAACGAGCTGCAGACCAACCTGCACAAAATCGCAGAG CGCATAGTAGGCGAGCGAGCGCTGCTCGTGACTACGGAGCCTCCGGAGGTGGTGAAAAGCAAGCTGGAGGGGTACCGGGTGGCTGACTTCGCCAAGGCCGGAAGCGCGGCCACGGATACCATAGTATTGCAG CCGGACGACGAATCGCTGGACGTGTTCCCTGGCAACATGGAGCCACAGTTGCGGCAACTGGGAATGCCGACCACGCTCAACATGGGCAAGATTCAGCTCCTGGGCGAGTACCACGTCTGCGAGAAGGGCAAACCGCTGACGCCGAACCAGGCACAAGTGCTGAAGATGCTTGGCATACGCATGGCGGTATTCGAGGTGACGCTTGACTGCTACTGGGCCGACGGCCACTTCCGCCGCGTCGGCGAGTGA
- a CDS encoding arginyl-tRNA synthetase, putative: MGCRNKTAVRRLLILVLSALPFVVAFKYNADLKRGFTTLETIVKRGAERLCDARADDILRQCKRPLVRLTVDAWEGDLHTKVTHAIAEQTQLPVDEVAQRLRDEIRKEDDSVGNCIVTGNGYINIFLKDEFLRRLLNSMQCSAPRRLNVPCMSRDAVVVDYFGPNVGKELHIGHLRSAAIGGAVANILEFCGAKVLRRNHVGDFGSHSGQIMRYLLEYDPTSLDAFSPSQVDAERLREITRQQIGYSLWQYKKMSTTERLAQPTPAVSAGLIANTVGEIYQRARTKCEEDASFMARCKEETALLQRGKDTHQAVWHNIAKTSMRSHRDVLKLFNLEKVRDIPESLYAKRVFALVERLIGAGHARRRADGSVTIVARCASTSNEDAVGGGAAGQGGTDDDDAVTVNIPGISNTARGYASESHNVNEASRTAASDGDCTPMYDSEGVDTPNTASSSAEGRDAAGADDSLAREENELVLITKEGYATYLAVDLTALEHRLRENKADRVIYVTDNAQKTHFEHLAVIAKSVGILTTQRVEHVGFGAVQNADGKKMRSRTGSGPSVLDIWQDTVDRCTREVQRKGEYLGPAGEHMARKLASGSILYADLSAAQEARYTFSADRLLKQGGNNLISILYSFVRCRSILRKLAEMGVRTGEDAEVIAEGVPFANEASRKLALQLVGLENAIYAAASMREPHRLCKYVWALSRKFSHFYQHNRVLGHGGSGVNMEAVQLVDLFAKATQLVLALLNIQTLERL; the protein is encoded by the exons ATGGGCTGCCGCAACAAGACGGCCGTGAGAAGGCTGCTCATTTTGGTGTTGTCCGCGTTACCGTTCGTCGTTGCGTTTAAGTACAACGCGGACTTGAAGCGTGGATTTACTACGCTTGAAACTATT GTCAAACGAGGCGCTGAGCGTCTGTGCGATGCCAGGGCGGATGATATCCTCAGGCAATGCAAAAGACCCCTAGTTAGGCTCACCGTTGATGCGTGGGAGGGTGACCTGCATACGAAGGTCACGCACGCCATCGCAGAGCAGACGCAGCTGCCGGTTGACGAAgtggcgcagcgcctgcgcgACGAGATCAGGAAGGAGGACGACTCCGTCGGTAACTGCATCGTTACTGGTAACGGGTACATCAACATATTCTTGAAGGACGAGTTCCTGCGGCGGCTGCTAAACTCCATGCAATGCAGCGCCCCCAGGAGGCTCAACGTGCCCTGCATGTCCAGGGATGCAGTGGtcgtcgactacttcggTCCCAATGTCGGGAAGGAGCTGCACATTGGGCACCTGAGGTCGGCTGCAATAGGAGGTGCCGTTGCCAACATCTTGGAGTTTTGCGGAGCGAAGGTGTTGCGCCGCAACCACGTGGGAGACTTCGGATCGCACTCCGGTCAGATAATGAGGTACCTATTAGAGTACGACCCAACGTCTCTGGACGCGTTTTCGCCGTCGCAAGTGGATGCCGAAAGGCTGAGGGAAATCACCAGGCAGCAGATCGGGTACAGCCTGTGGCAGTACAAGAAAATGAGCACCACGGAGAGGCTGGCGCAGCCCACACCCGCAGTCTCCGCCGGTCTCATCGCCAACACCGTCGGCGAGATTTACCAGCGAGCCAGAACGAAGTGCGAAGAGGATGCGTCATTCATGGCGCGCTGCAAGGAGGAGACGGCGCTGCTCCAGCGCGGGAAGGACACGCACCAAGCAGTGTGGCACAACATCGCCAAAACCTCGATGCGGAGCCATCGAGACGTGCTGAAGCTCTTCAACCTGGAGAAGGTGCGCGACATCCCGGAAAGCCTCTACGCGAAACGGGTGTTTGCCTTGGTGGAGCGGCTCATCGGCGCCGGCCATGCCCGGAGAAGGGCCGACGGCAGCGTGACAATAGTGGCGCGCTGCGCGTCAACTTCAAATGAGGACGCTGTCGGTGGTGGCGCGGCAGGCCAAGGCGGcaccgacgacgacgatgccGTAACCGTCAACATCCCCGGTATATCCAACACCGCCAGAGGCTACGCGTCGGAATCGCACAACGTTAACGAAGCTTCGCGAACAGCGGCGTCAGACGGAGACTGCACGCCGATGTATGATTCGGAAG GCGTGGACACACCAAACACTgcaagcagcagcgccgaggGTCGCGATGCCGCAGGCGCGGATGACAGCCTAGCCCGTGAAGAGAACG AGCTCGTTCTCATCACCAAAGAGGGCTACGCCACCTACCTCGCCGTAGATTTGACGGCGCTTGAACACAGGCTGCGGGAGAACAAGGCCGACAGGGTCATTTACGTGACCGACAACGCACAAAAAACACACTTCGAGCAT CTGGCTGTAATCGCGAAGAGTGTCGGTATTCTGACGACGCAGAGGGTGGAGCACGTCGGCTTCGGCGCGGTGCAGAACGCCGACGGCAAGAAGATGCGTTCTCGCACCGGCTCCGGGCCCTCCGTGTTGGATATATGGCAGGACACGGTGGATAGGTGCACCCGCGAGGTACAGAGGAAAGGGGAGTACCTTGGACCCGCGGGAGAGCACATGGCGCGCAAGCTCG CGTCCGGATCCATACTGTATGCGGACCTGTCAGCGGCGCAGGAGGCCCGCTACACCTTCTCCGCGGACCGGCTGCTGAAGCAGGGCGGCAACAACCTCATCAGCATCCTATACTCCTTTGTTCGATGCCGGTCGATTTTGCGTAAGCTGGCAGAAATGGGCGTCCGTACGGGGGAAGACGCGGAGGTGATCGCCGAGGGTGTCCCCTTCGCGAACGAGGCGAGCAGGAAactcgcgctgcagctggtcggTCTCGAGAACGCCATTTACGCGGCGGCGAGCATGCGCGAACCGCACAGGCTGTGCAAGTACGTCTGGGCGCTGTCGCGTAAGTTCTCCCACTTCTACCAGCACAACCGTGTGCTGGGGCACGGCGGTAGCGGCGTGAACATGGAGGCCGTGCAGCTCGTCGACCTGTTCGCCAAGGCGACCCAGCTCGTGCTTGCGCTGCTAAACATCCAGACTCTGGAGCGCCTCTGA
- a CDS encoding -Protein C20orf11 homolog, whose protein sequence is MAGSSSMSAHYQSSSDEGTAQEPIHSAYRHFRYVRDRESWLADLVDIHVDDVYLQKIVMNYLVVNMCEESYSRFIEETGYTGPDLSHTIASRRRIRDAILECRARDALDLINGVDPKILQKNVHILFNLLSCDLIDIIKTGDSKKAVEYARRMLAPCVQKDRSLIEKLEEILGLIAFGNMEDVDPLDLKHKIYRPEDTAKLVDIALMKHFRQDTRIMLVSLAKEAAWLQGKLSDQEVWKHIRYRDLGRAGIAFTHDVNKL, encoded by the exons ATGGCAGGAAGTTCGTCGATGTCTGCACACTACCAGTCCAGCAGCGACGAGGGAACGGCGCAGGAACcaatccactctgcatacCGCCATTTCCGCTACGTTCGCGACCGGGA GTCATGGCTGGCCGACCTAGTCGACATCCACGTGGACGACGTTTACCTGCAGAAGATCGTCATGAACTACCTCGTGGTGAACATGTGTGAGGAGAGCTATTCGAGGTTCATCGAGGAGACTGGTTATACAG GACCCGACCTTTCCCACACCATAGCCAGCAGGCGCCGAATCAGGGACGCGATCCTGGAGTGCAGGGCGCGGGATGCGCTCGATCTCATCAACGGCGTCGACCCCAAGATACTGCAGAAGAACGTCCACATACTGTTCAACTTGCTCTCGTGCGACCTCATCGATATAATAAAAACG GGCGACTCCAAAAAGGCAGTGGAATATGCACGGCGCATGCTGGCGCCGTGCGTGCAGAAGGACCGCTCCCTCATCGAgaagctggaggagatTTTGGGTCTGATCGCGTTCGGCAACATGGAGGACGTCGACCCCTTGGATCTCAAACACAAGATATATCGGCCGGAGGACACGGCTAAGCTCGTCGACATCGCACTAATGAAACATTTTCGCCAGGACACGCGCATCATGCTCGTGTCGCTCGCCAAAGAGGCTGCGTGGTTGCAAGGGAAGCTCTCCGACCAGGAGGTGTGGAAGCACATCCGGTACCGTGACCTCGGGCGCGCCGGCATCGCCTTCACACATGACGTCAATAAGCTTTAA
- a CDS encoding DNA repair protein, putative, which yields MQLGIKAYFATRPRTVSIGSNDTPSSDAQSGVAKDVVAPAAADNPSADPEVGKVVDVAKVPSLSPSLRNSDPLKDEDALKRTYTCESVAPAEPRPDSIDTCRVSTSDASQQDAFDDGDESPICRKRSLMFDNGFVPEKLKCTEITDEFIGAHLDVIEHFIAQSDTAGSYTAGTQGVLAGGDASPETPKDCPTTTVSPNERTSSLSPADSAVAGVGTLGSLRASGTRPPDVDDEPGQGRRKQARKGGRASSGKDEGAATKRVATQYVGHDGDVEELTFVDRREVEGGSAVATAGKLTVGSEKFTACSQSVDCVTDEERKLYLTCPASQKSRCFKAYVEHYYRYNETFVFPPWVQIREIRDRNGLRPTDESYDPSTLWVPSRSHRWAVAFRSCHFTECMQQWWYVKQDRFDQLLFFKMGRFYELFYHDACIVQEICGLRWMGSEAKPHVGFPEKSLHIYASACVARGYKVVVVEQTETPQQLEQRNRETGQRQNTVSRAICEIITPGTITRPDMLGTQSKQLLLIAEAVVPPAATAPVAAEAPTAHVGGTGDLAQPSTPTARAKTNPSFSNPSTLSSGRRNSRFGSRRRQTNEIKDLPGERLLCICSMDASMGTIALGMVDISLGLGELRALVASVNPAEVVVDAATIGSLNELYGMTVYMGFELTSFNCAHQFTPENVGNSDVKIAEVDYGAFEERAKAALGSSNAAYERLMLLLQRYLRSVMLDNLLNYCAVKTLGADNYQYMTLDGAALTQLELFKSQEGDNSACLFGFLNKTCCPFGERMLRRWVLKPLMSAKRINARSRTVEFLSRNFSICSTYQEQLSLLPDLERSFGKVLNAAAGCYKMAVYFDEGVFTKIYDLHLLLANFDRLQQHVSAFFSEAAEYGAECPSLLREMSSSVAKVTGHCGELNARLNVTGLKTCSSRPGVWKESDEVRSRIDATKSRLDALLVEIQKTCPSACFVHTKFRYEVELNERDHRRLSQSGKSLEITSTKAGHVRVRTSRIVSLVNELEEHEFALTQSELTFFQDAVRLLHDRRGVFSELLVTAAELDCLCSLASVAKHAVIPLVRPEVFERGSAEPYMYLRASAHPVVSQLTPDSFVPNDIHLNHGDYGNLLLITGPNMGGKSTLLRQTALCAIMAQIGSFVPASECRMTAVDRIYTRLGASDNLMQGKSTFLVEMEEVSSILHTGTKDSLVLVDELGRGTSTFDATAIAAACLEKIDSIGCRCLFTTHFQEVCAYALRLPRVTLCHMTAAFDDEARTLTFLYKLAQGQCPESHGIHVARLAGIPPNVLEMAEKVSRRFRAQKRSPAATLGALLGAHSRGDEAVLRALYEELRQPDGR from the exons ATGCAGCTCGGCATTAAAGCTTACTTTGCAACGCGCCCGAGGACGGTGTCTATTGGCAGCAACGACACACCGTCGTCCGATGCGCAGAGCGGCGTGGCTAAGGATGTTGTTGCTCCCGCCGCTGCCGACAACCCTTCAGCGGATCCGGAGGTAGGAAAGGTCGTAGATGTTGCGAAGGTGCCGTCGTTGTCGCCATCACTCCGCAACAGCGACCCGCTCAAGGATGAAGACGCTCTGAAGCGCACCTACACGTGCGAGAGCGTCGCGCCCGCAGAACCGAGGCCCGATTCCATAGACACCTGCCGGGTGTCAACCTCGGACGCTTCGCAGCAGGACGCTTtcgacgacggcgacgAATCGCCCATCTGCCGCAAGCGCAGCCTGATGTTCGACAACGGCTTCGTGCCTGAGAAGCTGAAGTGCACCGAAATCACCGACGAGTTCATTGGCGCCCACCTGGATGTTATTGAGCACTTTATCGCCCAGAGCGACACTGCCGGGTCGTACACGGCTGGAACCCAGGGGGTGCTGGCCGGAGGCGACGCCTCGCCGGAAACCCCAAAAGACTGCCCAACGACGACGGTGTCGCCCAACGAGCGGACCAGCTCCTTGAGCCCCGCTGATAGCGCTGTCGCCGGTGTGGGCACCCTGGGCTCACTGCGTGCCAGTGGAACCCGGCCTCCCGACGTGGACGACGAGCCCGGGCAGGGTCGGCGCAAGCAGGCGCGCAAGGGAGGCCGCGCGTCGTCGGGGAAGGACGAGGGCGCCGCCACGAAACGTGTTGCAACGCAGTACGTGGGTCACGAtggtgatgtggaggagttgaCCTTCGTGGACCGCCGCGAGGTGGAGGGAGGCTCGGCAGTCGCCACAGCAGGCAAGCTCACCGTGGGCTCCGAGAAGTTCACCGCGTGCTCCCAGAGCGTGGACTGCGTCACCGATGAGGAGCGCAAGCTGTACCTGACGTGCCCGGCCAGCCAGAAGAGCCGGTGTTTCAAGGCATACGTGGAGCACTACTACCGCTACAACGAGACTTTCGTGTTCCCGCCGTGGGTGCAGATCCGCGAGATCCGTGACCGCAACGGCCTGCGCCCCACGGACGAGTCGTATGACCCGAGCACGCTGTGGGTCCCCTCGCGCAGCCACCGTTGGGCCGTCGCCTTCCGCAGCTGCCACTTCACCGAGTGCATGCAGCAGTGGTGGTACGTGAAGCAGGACCgcttcgaccagctgctgttTTTCAAGATGGGTCGTTTCTACGAGCTGTTTTACCACGACGCGTGCATCGTGCAGGAGATTTGCGGCCTGCGTTGGATGGGCTCGGAGGCGAAGCCGCACGTGGGCTTCCCGGAGAAGAGCTTGCACATCTACGCGTCCGCCTGCGTCGCAAGGGGGTACAaggtggtggtggtggagcAGACAGAAACCCCtcagcagctggagcaGCGCAACCGCGAAACCGGGCAGCGCCAGAACACCGTCTCTCGTGCTATATGCGAGATCATCACACCGGGCACCATCACTCGCCCTGACATGTTGGGCACGCAAtccaagcagctgctgctgatcgCGGAAGCCGTGGTGCCGCCGGCTGCGACAGCCCCGGTTGCAGCGGAGGCGCCGACAGCGCATGTGGGTGGCACGGGTGACCTTGCGCAGCCCTCAACCCCCACTGCCCGTGCTAAAACGAACCCGAGCTTTTCAAACCCATCGACGCTCTCCTCGGGGCGTAGGAACAGCCGCTTTGGCTCCAGGCGGCGCCAAACCAACGAGATCAAGGACTTGCCAGGTGAGCGCCTTCTGTGCATCTGTTCGATGGACGCCTCCATGGGAACGATTGCGCTGGGGATGGTGGACATTTCCCTGGGTTTGGGGGAGCTGCGGGCGCTCGTCGCGTCGGTGAACCCGGCCGAGGTCGTTGTCGACGCCGCCACCATAGGTTCGCTGAATGAGCTGTACGGCATGACGGTGTACATGGGCTTCGAGCTGACGTCCTTCAACTGCGCGCACCAGTTCACCCCGGAAAACGTTGGCAATAGCGACGTCAAGATCGCCGAGGTCGACTACGGCGCCTTCGAGGAGCGCGCGAAGGCTGCCCTCGGCAGCAGCAACGCCGCTTACGAGAGGCTGATGCTGCTACTGCAGCGCTACCTGCGCTCAGTGATGCTGGACAACCTGCTGAACTACTGCGCAGTCAAGACGCTGGGCGCCGACAACTACCAGTACATGACCCTGGACGGGGCCGCCCTCACCCAGTTGGAGCTGTTCAAGTCCCAGGAGGGCGACAACTCGGCGTGCCTGTTCGGATTCCTGAACAAGACATGCTGCCCCTTCGGCGAGCGCATGCTGCGGCGCTGGGTGCTCAAGCCCCTGATGAGCGCGAAGCGCATAAATGCCCGCAGCCGGACGGTGGAATTCCTGAGCCGCAACTTCTCCATTTGCAGCACCTACCAGGAGCAGCTGTCGTTGCTCCCCGACCTCGAGCGCTCCTTCGGCAAGGTGCTCAATGCCGCCGCGGGGTGCTACAAGATGGCGGtgtacttcgacgaggGCGTCTTCACCAAGATCTACGATCTGCACCTGCTGCTCGCCAACTTCGAccggctgcagcagcacgtgtCGGCCTTCTTCTCCGAGGCTGCGGAGTACGGCGCGGAGTGCCCGTCGCTGCTCAGGGAAATGTCCTCCAGCGTCGCCAAGGTGACTGGCCACTGCGGAGAGCTGAACGCGCGTCTGAACGTCACCGGCCTGAAgacgtgcagcagccgccCCGGCGTCTGGAAGGAATCCGACGAAGTCCGCAGCCGCATTGACGCCACGAAGTCGCGTTTGGACGCGCTGCTTGTGGAAATTCAGAAGACCTGCCCGTCCGCTTGCTTCGTGCACACGAAGTTCCGTTACGAGGTCGAGCTCAACGAACGCGACCACCGCCGCCTCTCCCAAAGCGGGAAGTCGCTCGAGATAACCTCCACAAAGGCGGGGCACGTGCGCGTGCGCACCAGCCGCATAGTATCGCTCGTGAacgagctggaggagcacGAATTCGCGCTGACGCAGAGCGAGCTCACGTTCTTCCAGGATGCGGtgcggctgctgcacgaccGCCGCGGCGTGTTCAGCGAACTGCTGGTGACCGCCGCGGAGCTGGACTGTCTGTGCAGCCTCGCGTCAGTGGCCAAGCACGCGGTGATACCGTTGGTGCGGCCTGAGGTTTTCGAGCGCGGCTCCGCCGAGCCGTACATGTATCTGCGTGCAAGCGCCCACCCCGTGGTCTCCCAACTCACCCCCGACTCCTTCGTGCCCAACGACATCCATCTGAACCACGGGGACTACGGCAATCTGCTGCTCATCACCGGGCCCAACATGGGCGGCAAGTCGACCCTGCTGCGTCAGACCGCGCTGTGTGCCATAATGGCACAGATCGGCTCTTTTGTGCCTG CGTCCGAGTGCAGGATGACAGCGGTGGACCGCATCTACACTCGCCTAGGAGCGTCCGACAACCTCATGCAGGGCAAGAGCACCTTCTTGGTGGAGATGGAGGAGGTGTCGTCGATATTGCATACG GGCACAAAGGACTCCCTGGTGCTCGTCGACGAGCTGGGCAGGGGCACCTCCACGTTTGACGCCACGGCCATAGCTGCCGCGTGCCTGGAGAAGATCGACTCCATCGGGTGCCGCTGCCTGTTCACGACCCACTTCCAGGAGGTCTGCGCGTACGCGCTGCGGCTACCCAGGGTCACGCTGTGCCACATGACGGCGGCCTTCGACGACGAGGCGCGTACGCTGACCTTCCTGTACAAGCTGGCGCAGGGGCAGTGCCCCGAGTCGCACGGCATCCACGTCGCCCGCCTCGCCGGGATCCCACCCAACGTCCTCGAGATGGCGGAGAAGGTCTCCAGGCGCTTCCGCGCGCAGAAGCGCTCGCCCGCCGCCACGTTGGGGGCGCTGTTAGGCGCACACTCCCGCGGCGACGAGGCCGTGCTGCGGGCACTATACGAGGAGCTGCGGCAACCGGATGGACGGTGA
- a CDS encoding membrane protein, putative: MNICGCIARHVEDVRFHWQRRRYIWRASYYYNLMTCVLLIGIVLSFAFHYLITNFKFFMSYCCSARSIRTITYYIVLHISCTGGSRVHAANMRSAIILALAIFLGRVCNMLSNIIISDSMATDGYMHYLGCGVKWVPWGLAVLLVCMVMMHFSSLIWMFANSRQWCENRFNDAAVNAVRNCRLIVRGNVPCNLSIISGTHKEIRECNSPQYLVNKRLMLLALVDNASALSCSIEDPAVCNAFNDVFTGKYVDWKRAELRGCLGQVPENLDKFKDRGSSSDLYKYLMLYAISWAIVYVLFICFFYIMKRTTEFDAIIYQPKNPAENIVLRFTRPLTPWS; encoded by the exons ATGAATATCTGCGGATGCATCGCCCGGCACGTCGAGGACGTGCGGTTCCACTGGCAGCGCCGGCGGTACATATGGCGCGCATCATACTACTACAACCTGATGACGTGCGTGCTGTTGATAG GCATAGTGCTTTCGTTCGCGTTCCACTACCTCATCACCAACTTCAAGTTCTTCATGAGTTACTGCTGCTCTGCGCGCAGCATCAGGACCATCACGTACTACATCGTGCTGCACATCAGCTGCACAGGTGGGTCAAGAGTGCACGCCGCCAACATGCGCTCAGCCATTATACTGGCGCTGGCCATATTTCTCGGCCGGGTCTGCAACATGCTCTCGAACATTATCATCAGCGACTCCATGGCGACGGACGGTTACATGCATTACCTGGGGTGCGGGGTCAAGTGGGTGCCCTGGGGACTGGCGGTCCTCCTGGTCTGCATGGTGATGATGCACTTTTCCTCGCTCATCTGGATGTTCGCGAActcgcggcagtggtgcgAGAACCGGTTCAACGATGCGGCGGTGAACGCGGTGCGAAACTGCCGACTCATCGTGCGGGGAAACGTGCCGTGCAACTTGTCGATCATCAGTGGTACTCACAAGGAGATCCGTGAGTGCAACAGCCCACAGTACCTCGTGAACAAGCGCCTCATGCTTCTGGCCCTGGTGGACAACGCGTCCGCACTCTCGTGCTCGATAGAGGACCCCGCCGTATGCAACGCCTTCAACGACGTTTTCACCGGCAAGT ATGTCGATTGGAAGCGTGCAGAGCTTCGCGGCTGTCTGGGCCAAGTGCCCGAGAACCTGGACAAGTTCAAGGATCGAGGTTCGTCCAGCGACCTGTACAAGTACCTCATGCTATACGCCATTTCGTGGGCGATAGTCTACGTGCTCTTCATCTGCTTCTTCTACATCATGAAGCGCACCACAGAGTTCGACGCCATCATCTACCAGCCCAAGAACCCTGCAGAGAACATTGTCTTGAGGTTCACTCGACCCCTAACGCCATGGTCGTAA